A section of the Deltaproteobacteria bacterium genome encodes:
- a CDS encoding HAMP domain-containing histidine kinase, which produces MALAGCKVLAPFGGRREEPDVVSPARRPPEAIPTSVFRTLRFQLIAIVVLTVATVLAVSQWVDTRLSERAEERDLQERALLALRTVASLWGRTELEALRRQLVAINEGDREITAIDIFGLGGGRPEVLLTTRDAPEAAAGTLGPDAARQLARGSSMTLDRERIGAGVWRVAVPLRRDGAFVGAAQVELSLDELARLRRRLRVIDGAILVCSTLLISFALAFFLERRVARPVAALVAGMQRAESGELGVRVEAARGGEFAFLAGSLNRMLSRLEELTAGLESRVRQATRDLAEKNRELQQANQRLWQAQLEIGRSGRLAALGQMAATIAHELGTPLNSVLGYTQLLRRQPWSADDGEKLAIIESQVQRMIETIRSVLDRTRDRELHHAPVSLGPLVAEALTIVSSRLAGREVALQSLVPPDLPPVPADAAALRQVLLNLLTNAIDATEPPGTITVSAVVLPQNGRPGRTLELTVSDTGHGMAPEELRRAVEPFYTTKAPGRGTGLGLAIVDHIVRAHGGQLEVESARGHGTSVRVRLPMEES; this is translated from the coding sequence ATGGCGCTCGCGGGGTGTAAGGTTTTGGCGCCGTTCGGGGGGCGGCGCGAGGAACCTGACGTCGTGAGCCCCGCGAGGCGCCCTCCCGAGGCGATCCCCACTTCGGTGTTTCGCACGCTTCGCTTCCAGCTGATCGCGATCGTCGTCCTGACGGTCGCCACGGTGCTTGCGGTCTCCCAGTGGGTCGACACGCGGCTCTCCGAGCGGGCCGAGGAACGGGACCTGCAGGAGCGCGCGCTCCTGGCGCTCAGGACGGTGGCCTCGCTGTGGGGCCGGACCGAGCTCGAGGCCTTGCGGCGCCAGCTCGTTGCGATCAACGAGGGCGACCGCGAGATCACGGCGATCGACATCTTCGGCCTCGGCGGTGGGCGGCCCGAGGTGCTGCTCACGACCCGCGACGCGCCGGAGGCGGCCGCGGGGACGCTCGGGCCAGACGCCGCGAGGCAGCTGGCCCGGGGCAGCTCGATGACGCTCGACCGCGAGCGGATAGGAGCGGGCGTCTGGCGCGTCGCCGTGCCGCTGCGGCGCGACGGTGCGTTCGTTGGCGCGGCGCAGGTCGAGCTCTCGCTCGACGAGCTCGCACGTCTGAGGCGGCGGCTGCGCGTGATCGACGGGGCCATTCTGGTCTGCTCGACGCTCCTCATCTCGTTCGCCCTCGCGTTCTTCCTCGAGCGGCGCGTGGCTCGTCCCGTCGCCGCGCTGGTGGCGGGCATGCAGCGGGCGGAGAGCGGCGAGCTCGGCGTCCGGGTGGAAGCCGCCCGCGGCGGGGAGTTCGCCTTCCTCGCCGGCAGCCTGAACCGCATGCTGTCCCGCCTCGAGGAGCTGACCGCCGGCCTCGAGTCGCGCGTCCGGCAAGCCACCCGCGACCTGGCCGAGAAGAATCGCGAGCTCCAGCAGGCCAACCAGCGGCTGTGGCAGGCGCAGCTCGAGATCGGGCGCAGCGGGCGTCTGGCCGCGCTCGGGCAGATGGCGGCGACGATCGCTCACGAGCTGGGCACGCCGCTCAACTCGGTGCTCGGCTACACGCAGCTCCTGCGGCGCCAGCCCTGGTCTGCCGACGACGGCGAGAAGCTCGCCATCATCGAATCGCAGGTCCAGCGCATGATCGAGACGATCCGCAGCGTGCTCGATCGCACGCGCGACCGCGAGCTGCACCACGCGCCCGTGTCGCTCGGCCCGCTCGTCGCCGAGGCGCTGACCATCGTGTCATCGCGCCTCGCCGGCCGCGAGGTCGCGCTCCAGAGCCTCGTGCCGCCCGACCTCCCGCCCGTGCCGGCCGACGCGGCGGCGCTTCGCCAGGTCCTCCTGAACCTCCTGACCAACGCCATCGACGCCACCGAGCCGCCCGGCACGATCACGGTGAGCGCCGTGGTCCTGCCGCAGAACGGCCGGCCGGGGCGGACGCTCGAGCTGACGGTCTCGGACACCGGCCACGGCATGGCGCCCGAGGAGCTGCGCCGGGCCGTGGAGCCGTTCTACACCACCAAGGCGCCGGGCCGCGGCACCGGGCTCGGCCTCGCGATCGTCGACCACATCGTGCGCGCGCACGGCGGGCAGCTCGAGGTCGAGAGCGCGCGCGGACACGGGACGAGCGTCCGGGTCCGGCTGCCGATGGAGGAATCATGA
- a CDS encoding TetR/AcrR family transcriptional regulator, whose protein sequence is MAGTPKPEGRPRLAASARRAQLVEVGRTVFAARGYEATSVEEIAERAGISKPIVYEHFGGKEGLYAVIVDREVEHIVGRIVEAISSGSPRERLERAALAFLTYVKERPNGFAVLLRDTPASKRSGEMPALMYDLADRVGAIFTEQFRKAGYDAKAAPIYAHALVGMVAFVGQWWTESRKAPPVETVASHIAALAWMGLRHLPRRPALLATTARRP, encoded by the coding sequence GCCGGGACGCCCAAGCCGGAGGGCCGCCCGCGGCTCGCCGCCTCGGCGCGGCGGGCGCAGCTGGTCGAGGTCGGACGGACGGTCTTCGCCGCGCGCGGCTACGAGGCGACGTCGGTCGAGGAGATCGCGGAGCGGGCCGGCATCTCGAAGCCGATCGTCTACGAGCACTTCGGCGGCAAGGAAGGGCTGTACGCGGTGATCGTCGACCGCGAGGTGGAGCACATCGTCGGCCGCATCGTCGAGGCGATCTCGTCGGGCTCGCCGCGCGAGCGCCTGGAACGGGCCGCGCTCGCCTTCCTCACCTACGTGAAGGAGCGGCCGAACGGCTTCGCGGTGCTCCTCCGCGACACCCCCGCGTCGAAGCGGAGCGGCGAGATGCCGGCCCTGATGTACGACCTCGCGGACCGGGTGGGCGCCATCTTCACCGAGCAGTTCCGCAAGGCCGGCTACGATGCCAAGGCGGCGCCCATCTACGCGCACGCGCTGGTCGGCATGGTCGCCTTCGTCGGGCAGTGGTGGACCGAGAGCCGGAAGGCGCCGCCGGTGGAGACGGTGGCGAGCCACATCGCGGCGCTGGCGTGGATGGGGCTCCGCCACCTGCCGAGGCGGCCGGCCTTGCTGGCCACGACGGCACGTCGGCCGTGA
- a CDS encoding sigma-54-dependent Fis family transcriptional regulator has translation MSAARLLVVDDDAVTCRLLAEVLSRDGATVVWETDPRRALARAAEQPIDLAVLDVRMPELDGLELLRRLRERWPQVPVVIMTAFGSIDTAVLAIASGAVDYVSKPMDVEELRATVRRALGRRTETQAELPEAGEEFGGVVGRTPAMVEVYKTIARVAPGPSTVLVTGESGTGKELVARAIHRHSLRRKRPFVAVDCAALTETLLESELFGHVRGAFTGAVADAPGLFAEADGGTIFLDEIGDVTPALQAKLLRVLQEHEVRPVGGTEWRKVDVRIIAATNRDLGGAVATGRFREDLYYRLKVVTIHLPPLRERREDIPLLVDHLVRKAAASCGKRVTGVSESALALLGAYDWPGNIRELGHVLERSVALAQHEVLAAEDLPGDIAAARPENGGALPASHPADRPTLAELKRRYIEQVLEESGGNVSRAAAVLGVDRRSLYRMLQRYGLPPRAGSRE, from the coding sequence ATGAGCGCGGCGCGCCTCCTCGTGGTCGACGACGATGCGGTCACGTGCCGGCTGCTCGCCGAGGTGCTGAGCCGCGACGGCGCGACCGTCGTCTGGGAGACCGACCCGCGCCGCGCCCTGGCGCGGGCTGCCGAGCAGCCGATCGACCTGGCGGTGCTCGACGTCCGCATGCCGGAGCTCGACGGGCTCGAGCTGCTCCGGCGGCTGCGCGAGCGCTGGCCGCAGGTGCCGGTGGTTATCATGACCGCATTCGGGTCGATCGACACGGCGGTGCTGGCCATCGCCTCGGGGGCGGTCGACTACGTCAGCAAGCCGATGGACGTCGAGGAGCTCCGCGCGACGGTCCGCCGGGCCCTCGGCCGTCGGACGGAGACGCAGGCCGAGCTGCCGGAGGCGGGCGAGGAGTTCGGCGGCGTGGTCGGCCGCACGCCGGCCATGGTCGAGGTCTACAAGACCATCGCCCGCGTCGCGCCGGGCCCGAGCACCGTCCTGGTGACGGGCGAGAGCGGCACGGGCAAGGAGCTCGTCGCGCGCGCCATCCACCGCCACAGCCTGCGCCGCAAGCGGCCGTTCGTGGCGGTCGACTGCGCCGCGCTCACCGAGACGCTCCTCGAGAGCGAGCTCTTCGGGCACGTGCGCGGCGCGTTCACGGGCGCGGTGGCCGATGCGCCCGGCCTGTTCGCGGAGGCGGACGGCGGCACGATCTTCCTCGACGAGATCGGGGACGTCACGCCGGCGCTCCAGGCCAAGCTCCTGCGCGTCCTCCAGGAGCACGAGGTCCGCCCCGTGGGCGGGACGGAGTGGCGGAAGGTGGACGTCCGGATCATCGCCGCCACCAACCGCGACCTCGGGGGGGCGGTCGCGACCGGACGCTTCCGCGAGGACCTCTACTACCGGCTGAAGGTGGTGACCATCCACCTCCCGCCGCTGCGCGAGCGGCGCGAGGACATCCCGCTGCTCGTCGACCACCTGGTGCGAAAAGCGGCCGCCAGCTGCGGCAAGCGCGTGACCGGCGTGTCCGAGTCGGCGCTCGCCCTGCTCGGCGCCTACGATTGGCCCGGCAACATCCGCGAGCTCGGGCACGTGCTCGAGCGCAGCGTCGCGCTGGCGCAGCACGAGGTGCTCGCCGCCGAGGACCTGCCGGGCGACATCGCTGCGGCCCGGCCCGAGAACGGCGGGGCTCTTCCCGCCAGCCATCCGGCCGACCGGCCGACGCTGGCGGAGCTCAAGCGCCGCTACATCGAGCAGGTGCTCGAGGAGAGCGGCGGCAACGTGAGCCGCGCCGCGGCGGTGCTGGGCGTCGACCGGCGCTCGCTCTACCGGATGCTTCAGCGCTACGGCCTGCCGCCGCGCGCCGGCTCGCGAGAGTAG